In one window of Reinekea forsetii DNA:
- a CDS encoding cytochrome C assembly family protein codes for MLLWLAIITYFISGLAAFSALVKQRPIVPWLLYGPALIGLAAHSAQLISEVMVAGMLQMSLLNTISICVWMTIAVILISSLSKPLHNLFVFLMPVGAAFLVLALFAPHLASPKTYTTGMLVHIFISLLAYSVMIIATLQAILVNIQSNDLQQHRLNNRISRILPPLQSMERLMFEWLMIGFVLLTASIITGGIYVDDMLAQHLIHKTVLTLIAWGFFAILIFGHFYLGWRGRRASKLIYVGFGFLLVAFIGSKFVLEYLLHTF; via the coding sequence ATGCTTTTATGGCTCGCAATCATCACCTACTTCATCAGCGGACTGGCGGCATTCAGCGCTTTAGTTAAACAGCGACCCATTGTCCCGTGGCTGCTTTATGGCCCAGCCCTTATTGGCTTAGCGGCGCACTCGGCGCAATTAATTTCCGAGGTTATGGTCGCCGGGATGCTGCAAATGAGCCTGCTGAACACCATTTCCATCTGTGTTTGGATGACCATTGCGGTGATTTTGATCTCATCTTTATCCAAACCATTGCACAACCTCTTTGTTTTCTTAATGCCGGTCGGCGCGGCCTTTTTGGTTTTAGCCCTGTTTGCACCCCATCTGGCCAGCCCCAAGACCTACACCACGGGCATGTTGGTGCATATATTTATCTCACTCTTGGCTTACAGCGTAATGATTATTGCCACGCTGCAGGCTATTCTGGTCAACATCCAAAGTAACGATCTGCAGCAGCATCGCTTAAACAATCGCATATCGCGCATCTTACCGCCGTTGCAATCTATGGAACGCTTGATGTTTGAGTGGCTAATGATCGGCTTTGTGCTTTTGACGGCCTCGATTATCACTGGCGGCATCTATGTCGACGATATGTTGGCTCAGCATCTGATTCATAAAACGGTCTTAACCCTCATCGCTTGGGGCTTCTTTGCTATCCTTATCTTTGGTCATTTTTATCTGGGTTGGCGCGGTCGACGCGCCAGCAAGCTAATTTATGTCGGTTTCGGCTTTTTGTTGGTTGCCTTCATCGGATCCAAATTCGTCTTGGAATATCTGCTGCACACTTTTTAA
- a CDS encoding HlyC/CorC family transporter has protein sequence MNDLPLGLLFGALALLLLASAFFSSSETSMLSLNRYRLKHLANEGNRSAKLAQRLLETPEQLISVILIGNNLVNIAAATLATLIAQQLLPDNEKLGITISTIALTLAVLIFSEVTPKTIAQRHPERIAFPASYVLRMLSWLLAPAVWFINGIVRILFWMLRIGKGNENVEALSSAELKTLVNESGSTLPVQRQSMLLGILELENVTVDDIMVPRNEVNGIDIEGSIEQIADSIRQNGYTRFPLFKGDIDKVIGILHIRDAAEFLYADAPTKVMLTKAAKDPYFVPEGTPLHTQLLNFQSLQLRMALVVDEYGDIQGLVTLEDLLEEIVGEFTTDLTNNSKEIHPQRDGSFVIDGTASIRDINKVLQWDLPTDGPKTLNGLILEYIEEIPDANLSIKIDRFLIEILQIKDNAVTAARIRYLGKLPTESDR, from the coding sequence TTGAACGATTTACCCTTGGGCTTGCTTTTTGGCGCACTCGCCCTGCTGTTATTGGCTTCCGCATTCTTTTCCAGTTCCGAAACCAGCATGCTGTCGCTCAACCGTTATCGCTTAAAGCATTTAGCTAATGAAGGAAATCGCTCGGCAAAACTCGCCCAGCGGCTCCTGGAAACACCGGAGCAGCTGATCAGTGTGATTCTGATCGGCAACAACTTGGTGAATATAGCGGCCGCCACCCTGGCCACGCTGATCGCCCAGCAGTTGCTCCCGGACAATGAAAAGCTCGGCATCACCATCTCGACCATCGCGCTCACCCTCGCGGTGCTAATCTTTTCCGAGGTCACCCCTAAAACCATAGCCCAACGCCATCCAGAGCGAATCGCCTTCCCAGCGTCTTACGTTTTGCGCATGCTGTCCTGGTTACTCGCCCCGGCGGTCTGGTTTATAAATGGCATTGTGCGCATACTGTTCTGGATGTTGCGTATCGGCAAGGGTAATGAAAATGTTGAGGCCCTGTCCTCGGCAGAACTGAAGACCCTGGTCAACGAATCCGGCAGCACCTTGCCAGTACAGCGCCAGTCGATGTTGTTAGGCATATTGGAGCTGGAGAATGTTACCGTTGACGACATTATGGTGCCGCGCAACGAGGTCAATGGTATCGATATAGAGGGTAGTATTGAGCAGATCGCCGACAGCATTCGCCAGAATGGCTATACCCGCTTTCCGCTGTTCAAAGGCGATATCGACAAGGTTATCGGCATCCTACATATCCGCGATGCCGCGGAGTTCCTGTATGCCGATGCACCGACCAAGGTGATGCTCACCAAGGCCGCTAAAGATCCGTACTTTGTCCCCGAAGGCACGCCACTGCACACTCAACTGCTGAACTTCCAGAGCTTGCAGTTGCGTATGGCACTGGTAGTTGATGAATACGGCGATATTCAGGGGCTGGTCACGTTGGAAGATCTGCTGGAAGAGATAGTCGGCGAATTTACTACCGACCTAACCAACAACAGCAAGGAAATACATCCTCAGCGCGACGGCAGCTTCGTTATCGATGGCACCGCGTCAATACGGGATATCAATAAGGTTCTGCAATGGGATCTCCCGACCGATGGACCGAAAACCTTAAACGGCCTCATCCTCGAGTATATTGAGGAAATCCCCGATGCCAACCTAAGCATCAAGATAGATCGTTTTCTGATTGAAATCCTGCAAATAAAGGACAACGCGGTGACCGCCGCCCGTATTCGTTATTTAGGCAAGTTGCCGACCGAATCGGACCGATAA
- a CDS encoding Yip1 family protein, whose amino-acid sequence MILNHIWGIFAHPDEEWESIRAEPNTLSRHYFTHALLLAAIPAVCGYIGITQVGWTVGASDTVYRLTTESALFLCILFYGAMIVGVIVLGKFIDFLAETFRGDDHTPRGIALATYTTAPLFLSGLVALYPVLWLDLIVGLVALAYSVYLLYEGIPILMNIPKERGFIFASAIVTIGMVMFVALLAITVIIWGIGLGPIYITG is encoded by the coding sequence ATGATACTAAACCATATCTGGGGCATATTTGCTCATCCCGATGAAGAGTGGGAAAGCATCCGTGCCGAACCCAATACCCTCAGCCGTCACTACTTCACCCACGCTTTGCTGCTCGCCGCCATTCCGGCCGTGTGCGGCTATATAGGGATCACCCAGGTCGGCTGGACGGTCGGTGCCAGCGATACGGTGTACCGCCTGACCACCGAAAGCGCGCTGTTTCTGTGCATCCTTTTTTACGGTGCGATGATTGTTGGCGTAATCGTCTTGGGCAAATTTATCGACTTCCTAGCGGAGACTTTTCGCGGCGATGACCACACACCCAGGGGTATTGCCTTGGCCACCTATACTACGGCACCGCTCTTTCTCAGCGGGCTGGTAGCTCTTTACCCGGTGTTATGGCTCGATCTCATCGTCGGCTTGGTGGCCTTGGCCTATTCGGTCTACCTCTTGTACGAAGGCATTCCGATATTAATGAATATCCCCAAAGAACGAGGTTTTATCTTTGCCAGCGCCATCGTGACCATTGGCATGGTGATGTTTGTCGCCCTGTTGGCGATAACCGTGATCATTTGGGGCATCGGCCTCGGACCCATCTATATTACCGGTTAA
- a CDS encoding RNA methyltransferase, whose product MSLNIRIVLIKTWHPGNIGAVARAMKNMGLAQLVLVDPVDFPSAEATSRAGQATDVLANARVVATLAEAIADCALVIGTSARDRSIPLPALSAELSAQKAVAEQSESPVAIVFGRERMGLHNDEIQQCHFQLNIDASPDYPVLNLSQAVQLVCYEIHKASLIAPTAVPEAYPLHQELTLFQEHLAGTAHAIGFINDRHPGQVLEHLQSLFRRARLTRKELSLLRGFLTAVDKTHSK is encoded by the coding sequence ATGTCGCTTAATATCCGCATTGTCCTGATAAAAACCTGGCACCCCGGCAACATCGGCGCTGTGGCTCGCGCCATGAAGAATATGGGCCTTGCGCAATTGGTGCTGGTCGACCCGGTCGACTTTCCCAGCGCGGAAGCCACCAGCCGTGCCGGCCAGGCAACCGATGTCCTGGCCAATGCTCGGGTCGTGGCCACCCTGGCGGAAGCGATCGCCGATTGCGCGCTGGTAATAGGTACCAGTGCCCGCGACCGCTCGATCCCCCTACCTGCACTCAGCGCCGAGCTGAGTGCCCAGAAGGCTGTAGCCGAACAGAGCGAGTCGCCTGTTGCTATTGTCTTTGGCCGCGAACGCATGGGGCTGCATAACGATGAAATTCAACAGTGTCATTTCCAACTCAATATTGACGCCAGTCCCGATTATCCGGTCTTGAATCTCAGCCAGGCCGTTCAGCTCGTCTGCTATGAGATTCATAAGGCCAGCCTGATCGCTCCTACAGCGGTACCGGAGGCCTATCCCTTGCACCAAGAGCTGACGCTCTTCCAAGAACACCTGGCCGGTACAGCCCACGCCATCGGCTTTATCAATGATCGCCATCCGGGCCAGGTTTTGGAACATTTGCAGTCGCTGTTCCGGCGCGCGCGCTTAACCCGCAAAGAGCTCAGCCTACTGCGTGGCTTCTTGACCGCCGTAGACAAAACGCACAGCAAGTAG
- a CDS encoding RimK family protein, producing MDKTLIVVDQDLNLGDNHPNVIDFDTYLKEYPKINEPNTRIINLCDTQTYLSKGYYCSLLAEARNHKVLPSVKTINALRNDALNNEMMITSKNDLGELADTELNRAHWVFFGKIDQPALQKIATKVFNQYQAPILKIQLSAETASLSVHTERVAYAALDEHARARLLVRLDEFTNKVWRDARKKQHRWEMAILVNPNESTPPSDKEAISRFIKAAAKQGIHAQALTIDQLQNINFYDALFIREATAIDHYTYRLAIQAENNGLVVMDDAQSILRCCNKVYLHDAFSYQKVPSLITEVVNEYSAATMDFLEQKFGYPLVLKMPEGSFSRGVFKVANRTELSARLQELFVDSALVLAQEYLYTEYDWRIGVLNGRAIYACRYLMARNHWQIYNHVGTKSISGGFDTLPTFEVPKSVLDAALKATQVVGKGLYGVDIKEVNHKAYVLEVNDNPSIDHKVEDAYLGDELYMQIMAEFQRRLEARGR from the coding sequence GTGGACAAAACGCTCATCGTCGTTGATCAAGATCTGAATTTAGGTGACAACCATCCCAATGTGATTGATTTTGATACCTATCTCAAAGAGTATCCAAAAATTAATGAACCCAATACCCGAATTATTAACCTCTGTGATACCCAAACCTATCTGAGTAAGGGCTATTACTGTTCCTTGTTGGCTGAAGCCCGCAATCACAAGGTGTTGCCAAGCGTTAAGACCATCAACGCCTTGCGCAATGACGCGCTCAATAATGAGATGATGATCACCTCCAAGAATGATCTCGGCGAGCTGGCCGATACGGAACTGAACCGAGCCCACTGGGTGTTTTTTGGCAAGATTGACCAGCCGGCACTGCAAAAAATTGCCACCAAGGTGTTCAACCAATATCAGGCGCCGATCCTCAAGATACAACTGAGCGCCGAGACGGCCAGTTTGTCGGTGCACACCGAACGCGTGGCCTATGCCGCACTGGATGAGCATGCCAGAGCGCGCTTGCTCGTGCGCCTCGATGAATTTACCAATAAGGTCTGGCGTGATGCGCGCAAGAAGCAACATCGCTGGGAAATGGCCATCCTGGTAAACCCGAATGAGAGCACGCCACCGAGTGATAAGGAGGCCATCAGTCGGTTTATTAAGGCCGCTGCCAAACAGGGTATTCACGCCCAAGCGCTGACCATCGATCAGCTGCAAAACATCAACTTCTATGATGCGCTCTTTATTCGTGAAGCCACGGCGATTGACCATTACACTTACCGCTTGGCGATCCAAGCGGAAAACAACGGTCTGGTGGTCATGGATGATGCCCAATCCATTCTGCGCTGTTGCAATAAGGTCTATTTGCACGACGCCTTCAGTTATCAAAAGGTCCCTAGCCTTATTACCGAAGTGGTCAATGAGTACAGTGCCGCCACCATGGATTTCTTGGAACAGAAGTTTGGTTACCCGCTGGTACTGAAGATGCCAGAAGGTTCTTTTTCCCGTGGAGTGTTCAAGGTCGCTAATCGCACCGAATTGAGCGCTCGGCTCCAGGAGCTCTTTGTCGACAGCGCATTAGTTTTGGCGCAGGAATATCTCTATACCGAATACGACTGGCGTATCGGCGTCCTCAACGGTCGCGCCATTTACGCCTGCCGCTATCTGATGGCCCGCAACCATTGGCAAATCTATAATCATGTGGGTACAAAAAGCATTTCCGGTGGCTTTGATACGCTACCGACCTTCGAGGTACCCAAATCGGTGCTCGACGCCGCCCTTAAAGCCACCCAGGTGGTCGGGAAGGGCCTGTATGGCGTGGACATCAAGGAAGTGAATCACAAGGCCTATGTGCTTGAAGTGAACGACAACCCAAGTATCGATCATAAGGTGGAAGACGCCTATCTGGGCGATGAGCTCTATATGCAAATCATGGCTGAATTCCAACGCCGCCTCGAAGCTCGCGGCCGCTAG
- a CDS encoding peptidase C39 family protein: MTPLDDFSYRTATRGDLESLMAIEQACFSADRISLRSFRRWLASSGNILLVAERDGLVLGYGLVVCNKGTRLARLYSLAVLPAMRGSGLARQLLTALEANAARANRLFMRLEVAKPNSAAIRLYEHCGYRVFGEYSDYYDDHSDALRMQKTIRLIQSEQIHRPTPWYQQTTEFTCGPAALMMAMASLDSHFALEQTVELDLWREATTIFMTSGHGGCHPVGLALAAHRRGFEAAVYINTDQPLFVDGVRSAKKKAIMATVHDQFVYQAQRQSVALHYQDISQHQVEQWLQEGLGVVILISTYRLDGKKSPHWVTVTTIDEFCFYVHDPDLDDKQHQRPIDCQYLPLARDDFEKMSSFGSGRLRTAVTLRRRDASAVPG, translated from the coding sequence ATGACGCCTCTTGATGATTTCAGTTATCGGACGGCCACACGGGGCGATCTAGAGTCCCTTATGGCCATCGAACAGGCTTGCTTTAGCGCGGACCGTATTAGTTTGCGCAGCTTCCGCCGTTGGCTTGCGTCCAGCGGCAACATACTGCTGGTGGCGGAACGAGATGGATTGGTACTCGGTTATGGACTGGTAGTGTGCAATAAGGGCACTCGCCTGGCGCGCCTGTATTCCCTGGCAGTCCTGCCGGCCATGCGCGGCTCTGGTTTGGCGCGCCAATTATTGACTGCATTGGAGGCCAACGCGGCACGGGCCAATCGACTGTTTATGCGTTTAGAGGTGGCCAAACCCAATAGCGCCGCCATTCGACTCTATGAACACTGTGGCTATCGAGTTTTCGGTGAATATTCCGACTACTACGACGATCACAGCGATGCCCTGCGGATGCAGAAGACTATCCGCCTGATCCAGAGTGAGCAGATCCATCGTCCCACGCCCTGGTACCAACAAACCACCGAGTTCACCTGTGGGCCGGCCGCGTTGATGATGGCTATGGCCAGCCTTGACTCCCACTTTGCGTTAGAGCAGACGGTTGAACTCGATCTCTGGCGCGAAGCGACAACCATCTTTATGACCTCGGGTCACGGCGGTTGCCACCCAGTAGGTTTGGCCTTGGCGGCGCACCGACGAGGCTTTGAAGCCGCCGTCTATATCAATACCGACCAGCCCCTGTTTGTCGACGGAGTCCGCTCCGCCAAGAAAAAGGCCATTATGGCCACGGTCCACGATCAGTTTGTTTATCAGGCCCAACGGCAGAGCGTTGCGCTCCATTACCAGGACATCAGTCAGCATCAAGTAGAGCAATGGTTACAAGAAGGCCTAGGGGTTGTGATATTGATCAGCACCTATAGGCTCGATGGTAAAAAGAGTCCGCATTGGGTCACGGTGACCACGATCGATGAGTTCTGCTTTTATGTGCACGATCCCGATCTCGATGACAAGCAACATCAACGACCCATCGACTGCCAATATCTGCCGCTGGCGCGCGATGACTTTGAGAAAATGTCGTCCTTTGGCTCCGGGCGATTACGCACGGCGGTAACCCTTAGACGCCGCGACGCGAGCGCAGTGCCGGGTTAG
- a CDS encoding MbcA/ParS/Xre antitoxin family protein, translated as MKHHFSLTFKVTERQAVDVKKVAQRIAGSDFHVETADLAGTEFSVHFAREGDHAADLLNYAREQVLNAMPGAELVSVDMSEEPPMTGAVDDITKLVIRACQVLGEPELAHAWLNKPQSRLNGQVPKVLMVDAQGRTLVSRMLTAMEAKD; from the coding sequence ATGAAGCATCATTTTTCGCTGACTTTTAAAGTCACAGAGCGCCAGGCTGTCGACGTTAAAAAAGTTGCGCAACGTATTGCCGGCAGTGACTTCCATGTTGAAACTGCAGATTTGGCCGGCACCGAGTTCAGTGTCCATTTTGCCCGGGAAGGCGACCATGCCGCGGATCTCTTGAACTATGCCCGGGAGCAGGTCTTGAATGCGATGCCGGGTGCCGAGTTGGTGTCGGTGGATATGTCGGAAGAGCCTCCCATGACGGGAGCGGTCGATGATATTACCAAGCTGGTCATCCGTGCCTGTCAGGTGCTGGGTGAGCCGGAGTTGGCTCATGCTTGGTTAAATAAGCCCCAGTCCCGTCTCAACGGCCAAGTCCCCAAGGTGTTGATGGTCGACGCTCAGGGGCGAACCTTGGTCTCTCGCATGCTCACGGCGATGGAAGCTAAGGATTGA
- the mazG gene encoding nucleoside triphosphate pyrophosphohydrolase, giving the protein MTARFDYADLQTLMARLRDPVDGCPWDIKQTYASIVPHTLEEVYEVIDTIERNDLPHLAEELGDLLFQVVFYAQIAAEEGHFSLDDVVHGLVTKLVYRHPHVFPDGSLASRAGASAITDGAVNDQWERLKGLKKPANARVLDDVPLALPGLLRAKKLQAKAARVGFDWPLIADVMSKADEELAELKEAIASGDADAIEDELGDLLFVLANVARHTGLDPEQAVRRTNQKFSRRFGHVEDRVRGSGQSWPDFELDSLDAFWREAKDLERK; this is encoded by the coding sequence ATGACGGCACGCTTCGACTATGCGGATTTACAGACCCTGATGGCGCGGTTACGCGACCCGGTGGATGGCTGTCCGTGGGATATCAAACAGACCTATGCATCGATTGTCCCCCACACGCTCGAAGAGGTCTATGAGGTGATCGACACCATCGAACGCAATGATTTGCCTCATCTGGCCGAAGAGTTGGGTGATCTGTTGTTTCAGGTGGTTTTTTATGCCCAAATTGCCGCCGAAGAGGGCCATTTCTCGCTCGATGATGTGGTCCATGGGCTGGTGACCAAGCTGGTTTATCGTCATCCGCACGTCTTTCCCGATGGCTCTCTGGCCAGTCGAGCCGGCGCCTCAGCTATAACCGACGGTGCCGTGAACGATCAGTGGGAGCGCTTGAAGGGTCTGAAGAAGCCGGCTAATGCTCGCGTGCTCGATGATGTGCCCTTGGCCTTGCCCGGTCTGTTGCGGGCTAAAAAATTGCAGGCGAAGGCGGCGCGGGTCGGTTTCGATTGGCCGCTGATTGCCGATGTAATGAGCAAGGCCGATGAAGAGTTGGCAGAGCTCAAAGAAGCGATCGCCTCCGGAGATGCCGATGCCATCGAGGACGAACTCGGTGATCTGCTCTTCGTTCTGGCCAATGTCGCCCGCCATACTGGATTGGATCCAGAGCAGGCGGTGCGCCGAACCAATCAGAAGTTTAGCCGACGTTTCGGTCATGTTGAGGATCGGGTCCGTGGCAGCGGCCAATCTTGGCCTGATTTTGAGCTGGACAGTCTGGATGCGTTTTGGCGTGAAGCGAAGGATTTGGAGCGCAAATAG
- the relA gene encoding GTP diphosphokinase: MLKVREDQPVFSDGTVDLNAWLERVKSKATIVDEEQLLRACRIARTAEQEADHRANDWGTDASAFKTGLEMAEILADLSLDQDAIVAGILYRTVREEELELDTVKDQFGPKVATLINGVARMAAIHRQQKSTKSSVLGQTETQGEAVRKMLVAMIDDVRVALIKLAERTCAIRAVKNAPVARRYKVAREVFDIYAPLAHRLGVGHLKWELEDLAFRYLEPQDYKKIAQLLDEKRLDRQDYIEKVQSLITEQIEAADIHKAQIQGRAKHIYSIWRKMKRKNISFSQVYDIRAFRILVPAVRDCYSVLGIVHSLWRHIPREFDDYIASPKQNGYRSLHTAVIGPEGKVVEIQIRTADMHEDAELGVCAHWLYKGTDAKRSQSRGYEEKVAWLRQVLEWHDELGGIDEMVEELGAEVTVDRIYVLTPEGHVVDLSASATPIDFAYKVHTDIGHRCRGAKVNGRIVPLNTPLSIGDQIEILTGNEATPSRDWLNADLGFVRSSRTRAKIKHWFKSQDRDINIRDGKDMLVRELRRFNIDKIDMKQLAQLVNFHSDDDLFAALGAGDVRLMHVVHHAEDMVNPPKVKAINLAVPKKQNHSSDLVIHGVGNLLTTIANCCKPVPGDAVEGFITVGRGVSIHRDDCSNLLQLKAIEPERILDVSWGGEVRTTYPVELLVVAYDRTGLLKDMMTVLANIGVNIISMNSLSNKADNTVEMRLTVEVEDLHGLGRVMALLSKVANVADVRRVYPKIH, from the coding sequence ATCTTGAAAGTACGTGAAGATCAGCCAGTGTTCAGCGACGGAACCGTCGACCTAAATGCCTGGCTGGAACGAGTAAAAAGCAAAGCCACGATCGTAGACGAAGAGCAACTGCTGCGCGCCTGCCGTATTGCTCGCACCGCCGAACAAGAGGCCGACCATCGCGCCAATGATTGGGGCACAGACGCCTCGGCCTTTAAAACCGGTCTGGAAATGGCTGAGATTCTGGCGGACCTGAGCCTCGACCAGGACGCCATAGTGGCCGGAATCTTATATCGTACGGTACGTGAAGAAGAATTGGAGTTGGACACCGTTAAGGATCAGTTCGGCCCTAAGGTTGCCACCCTGATTAATGGCGTGGCGCGCATGGCTGCGATCCATCGGCAACAAAAGTCGACCAAATCGAGTGTGCTCGGGCAAACCGAAACCCAGGGCGAGGCGGTTCGCAAGATGCTGGTTGCGATGATTGATGATGTGCGCGTGGCGCTGATTAAATTGGCCGAGCGCACCTGTGCCATTCGGGCCGTCAAAAACGCCCCGGTGGCGCGCCGTTACAAGGTCGCCCGCGAGGTTTTTGATATATATGCCCCCCTGGCTCATCGGCTCGGCGTTGGCCACCTGAAGTGGGAGCTTGAGGATCTGGCCTTCCGTTATCTGGAGCCGCAAGACTATAAGAAAATCGCCCAGTTGCTCGATGAAAAACGGCTCGACCGGCAGGACTATATCGAGAAAGTTCAGAGTTTGATTACCGAGCAAATCGAAGCGGCCGATATTCACAAGGCGCAGATTCAAGGCCGCGCCAAACACATCTATTCGATCTGGCGAAAAATGAAGCGCAAGAATATTAGCTTCAGCCAGGTCTATGATATTCGTGCCTTTCGCATTCTCGTCCCCGCCGTGCGCGACTGTTATTCGGTGCTCGGTATCGTGCACTCACTCTGGCGTCATATCCCGCGTGAGTTTGATGACTACATCGCTTCGCCTAAGCAAAACGGCTATCGCTCATTGCACACCGCGGTAATTGGCCCGGAAGGTAAGGTCGTCGAAATACAGATTCGGACCGCCGATATGCATGAGGACGCTGAACTGGGCGTCTGTGCCCATTGGCTCTACAAGGGCACCGATGCTAAGCGTTCTCAATCACGCGGCTACGAAGAGAAGGTCGCCTGGTTACGTCAAGTGTTGGAGTGGCATGATGAACTTGGTGGTATCGACGAGATGGTCGAGGAACTGGGCGCCGAAGTCACCGTCGATCGTATCTATGTGTTAACGCCAGAGGGCCATGTTGTCGACCTATCAGCTAGTGCTACGCCAATTGATTTTGCCTATAAGGTCCATACCGATATTGGTCACCGATGCCGAGGTGCCAAGGTTAATGGCCGCATTGTCCCGCTGAATACCCCGCTGAGCATTGGCGACCAGATAGAAATCTTGACCGGCAATGAGGCTACACCGAGCCGCGATTGGTTGAACGCCGATCTGGGTTTTGTGCGCTCATCCCGGACGCGCGCGAAAATAAAGCATTGGTTTAAATCGCAGGACCGGGACATCAATATCCGCGACGGCAAAGACATGTTGGTGCGCGAACTGCGCCGCTTCAATATCGATAAGATCGATATGAAACAGCTGGCCCAGCTGGTCAATTTCCACAGCGACGACGATCTCTTTGCGGCCTTGGGTGCTGGCGATGTGCGCCTGATGCATGTCGTGCATCACGCCGAAGACATGGTCAATCCGCCCAAGGTTAAAGCCATTAATTTAGCGGTGCCGAAAAAGCAGAACCATTCAAGCGATTTAGTGATTCATGGCGTCGGAAATCTCTTAACGACCATCGCCAATTGTTGCAAACCGGTACCGGGCGATGCGGTTGAAGGCTTTATTACCGTGGGCCGCGGGGTATCGATACATCGCGATGATTGCTCGAACCTGCTGCAGTTGAAAGCCATTGAACCGGAACGGATTCTGGACGTGTCCTGGGGTGGCGAGGTACGCACCACCTATCCGGTCGAGTTGTTGGTGGTCGCCTATGATCGAACCGGTCTGCTCAAGGATATGATGACGGTGCTGGCCAATATAGGGGTTAATATTATCTCCATGAACAGCTTGTCGAATAAGGCTGACAACACAGTGGAAATGAGACTCACCGTGGAGGTCGAAGACTTGCACGGTTTGGGCCGGGTTATGGCACTGTTGTCAAAGGTTGCCAATGTCGCCGATGTTCGGCGCGTGTACCCAAAAATTCATTGA
- a CDS encoding class I SAM-dependent RNA methyltransferase, producing the protein MKRKPNQFSKASSKPLPAPLTLDILRYSHDGRGIASHEGRVVMVANALPGEQVVATIDQAGSKLWQGRSTSIITASPVRLAAPCKLYGVCGGCQLQHLQHANQLPVKQQTVSDHLRRNGFKEQAWSEPLLSEPYGYRHRARFHVDKKGQVGFHAEKGNRLVPVAQCPVLTPALEQAYQTLVASAPMVGIVQFELVVDDQGQIGVVVLDGKPIASADFYLWSNSQGWWSTQALSYQAGAATVTALPGEFTQVNRSVNQQMIAQARQWLQLTATDRLLDLFCGNGNLSLALADEVAACLGLEASHSAITQATSAAQGRPQVLFEQADLFTVDLSKLAAVRSFEPTVMLLDPPRAGAEALCAVLKKIPSVKKILYVSCDPATLARDLTLLVDAKWRVRKIGLIDMFPQTRHIETMVYLEKRAKS; encoded by the coding sequence TTGAAGCGCAAACCGAATCAATTTTCCAAAGCCAGTTCAAAACCGTTACCAGCGCCGTTAACCCTGGATATTCTGCGCTATAGCCACGATGGGCGCGGCATTGCCAGTCACGAAGGGCGCGTGGTAATGGTCGCCAATGCCTTGCCCGGTGAGCAGGTCGTCGCGACGATCGATCAGGCGGGCAGCAAGCTATGGCAAGGCCGCAGTACCAGTATTATCACTGCCAGCCCAGTGCGTTTGGCGGCACCTTGCAAACTCTATGGCGTGTGCGGCGGCTGCCAGCTGCAACATCTGCAGCACGCCAATCAATTGCCGGTTAAGCAGCAGACCGTAAGTGATCATTTACGTCGAAATGGATTTAAGGAGCAGGCCTGGTCTGAGCCATTGCTGTCGGAGCCCTATGGCTATCGCCATCGAGCCCGATTCCATGTCGACAAGAAGGGCCAGGTTGGCTTTCACGCCGAGAAGGGTAATCGGCTGGTTCCAGTCGCTCAGTGCCCGGTGTTAACGCCGGCGCTGGAGCAGGCCTATCAGACCTTAGTGGCGTCAGCCCCGATGGTCGGCATCGTGCAATTTGAACTGGTGGTGGACGATCAAGGCCAGATCGGGGTTGTGGTTTTGGACGGCAAGCCGATCGCCAGTGCGGACTTTTACCTCTGGTCGAATAGCCAGGGCTGGTGGTCCACTCAAGCGCTCAGTTATCAGGCCGGCGCGGCAACCGTGACCGCTTTACCCGGTGAATTCACCCAGGTGAATCGCTCGGTAAATCAGCAGATGATTGCACAGGCGCGTCAATGGCTGCAATTGACCGCTACCGATCGCCTGCTCGACCTGTTCTGTGGCAATGGCAATCTCAGTCTGGCGTTAGCCGATGAGGTTGCAGCTTGCTTGGGTTTGGAAGCCAGCCATTCGGCCATTACGCAGGCGACTAGTGCCGCGCAAGGTCGTCCGCAGGTTCTGTTTGAACAGGCCGATCTCTTTACGGTAGATCTCTCCAAGCTGGCCGCGGTCCGCAGCTTTGAGCCAACGGTAATGCTACTCGATCCACCCCGAGCGGGCGCTGAAGCTCTTTGTGCGGTGTTGAAGAAGATACCCTCGGTGAAAAAGATCCTTTATGTGTCCTGTGATCCGGCGACCTTGGCGCGTGACCTAACGCTCTTGGTCGACGCGAAGTGGCGGGTTCGGAAAATCGGCCTAATCGATATGTTTCCCCAAACTCGTCATATTGAGACGATGGTCTACTTAGAAAAGCGAGCCAAATCTTGA